A single region of the Serinus canaria isolate serCan28SL12 chromosome 1, serCan2020, whole genome shotgun sequence genome encodes:
- the GDPD5 gene encoding glycerophosphodiester phosphodiesterase domain-containing protein 5: protein MVKHQPLQYYEPQLCLSCLTGIYGCRWKRYQRSHDDTTKWERLWFLILTSSFFLTLVWFYFWWEVHNDYNEINWFLYNRMGYWSDWSIPILVTTAAGFTYITMLLILALCHIAVGQQMNLHWLHKIGLVTTLITTVVTMSSIAQLWDDEWEMVFISLQATAPFLHIGALAAVTALSWLVAGQFARTEKATSQMLLFTAYLAAVVALYLVPLAISSPCIMEKKALAPKPAILGHRGAPMLAPENTLMSFQKAVEQKVHGVQADVVLSYDGVPFLMHDKTLRRTTNVEEVFPERAYEHCSMFNWTDLEKLNAGEWFLQNDPFWTAGSLSRADYLEAANQSVCKLEDMLEVIKDNTSLILNFQDLPAAHPYYSTYINITLETILASGIRQQAVMWLPDTERQLVRQVAPGFQQASGLKLDAERLREKGIVKLNLRYTKVTNEEVRDYTMANLSVNLYTVNEPWLFSILWCAGVPSVTSDSSHLLRKVPFPIWLMPPDEYHLIWITSDLISFLVIVGVFIFQKWRLGSIRTYNPEQIMLSAAVRRSSQDVKIMKEKLIFSEINNGVESTDELSFCSENGFANELVTPTDTKLRIN from the exons TGGGAGCGCCTCTGGTTCCTCATCCTCACCTCATCCTTCTTCCTCACCCTGGTCTGGTTTTACTTCTGGTGGGAAGTTCACAATGACTACAATGAAATCAACTG gTTTTTATATAACCGAATGGGATATTGGAGTGACTGGTCCATTCCAATCCTTGTCACAACTGCTGCTGGCTTTACCTACATCACCATGTTGCTG ATCCTGGCACTGTGTCACATAGCTGTGGGACAGCAGATGAACCTGCACTGGCTGCACAAG ATTGGCCTGGTGACAACCTTGATAACTACTGTGGTGACCATGTCGTCGATAGCACAGCTTTGGGATGATGAGTGGGAGAtggtttttatttcactgcag GCCACAGCCCCTTTCTTGCACAtaggagccctggcagctgtcACAGCACTGTCGTGGTTGGTGGCAGGGCAGTTTGCACGGACAGAGAAGGCCA CCTCCCAGATGCTGCTGTTCACTGCATACCTGGCAGCTGTGGTTGCACTTTACCTGGTGCCCCTGGCCATCTCCTCGCCCTGCATCATGGAGAAGAAGGCCCTGGCCCCCAAGCCAGCCATCCTGGGGCACCGTGGGGCTCCCATG CTGGCACCAGAGAACACTCTGATGTCCTTCCAGAAGGCAGTGGAGCAGAAGGTGCATGGAGTGCAGGCTGATGTGGTGCTGAG CTATGATGGGGTGCCCTTTCTGATGCACGACAAGACTCTCAGGAGAACCACCAACGTGGAGGAGGTGTTTCCAGAGCGCGCCTACGAGCACTGCTCCATGTTCAACTGGACTGACCTGGAAAAGCTCAACGCTGGGGAGTGGTTCCTGCAG AATGATCCTTTCTGGACAGCAGGCTCTCTCTCAAGGGCTGACTACTTGGAGGCTGCCAACCAGTCAGTCTGCAAGCTGGAAGATATGCTGGAGGTGATCAAGGACAACACATCCCTGATCCTGAACTTCCAGGacctgccagcagctcatccCTACTACAGCACTTACATCAACATCACCCTGGAAACCATCCTGGCATCGGGGATTCGGCAGCAGGCT GTGATGTGGCTGCCAGACACGGAGAGGCAGCTGGTCAGGCAGGTTGCTCCTGGTTTCCAGCAGGCTTCTGGCCTGAAGCTGGACGCAGAGCGCCTGAGGGAGAAGGGCATCGTGAAGCTCAACCTGCGCTACACCAAGGTCACCAACGAGGAGGTCAG ggactACACCATGGCCAACCTGAGTGTGAACCTGTACACGGTGAACGAGCCCTGGCTGTTCTCCATCCTCTGGTGCGCCGGCGTGCCCTCGGTCACCTCCGacagctcccacctcctccGCAAGGTGCCTTTCCCCATCTGGCTCATG CCTCCAGACGAGTACCACCTAATCTGGATCACGTCTGATCTCATTTCATTTCTTGTAATTGTAGGAGTTTTTATATTCCAGAA GTGGCGCCTGGGCAGCATCAGGACCTACAACCCGGAGCAGATCATGCTCAGCGCTGCCGTGCGCCGCTCCAGCCAGGACGTCAAGATCATGAAGGAGAAGCTGATCTTCTCAG agATCAACAACGGCGTGGAGAGCACGGACGAGCTGTCCTTCTGCTCCGAGAACGGCTTTGCCAACGAGCTGGTGACACCCACGGACACCAAGCTGCGCATCAACTGa